A portion of the Deinococcus peraridilitoris DSM 19664 genome contains these proteins:
- a CDS encoding SDR family oxidoreductase, which produces MTEHRKTALITGATGGIGSALAECLASDYHLILAGRDGAKLADLAERFPEARVLALHLDQPASLADAVHGIDRLDALIHNAGVVDLATVEAASLDEWQRTLTINLVAPAELTRLLLPALRAARGHVLFVNSGAGLTANPGWGSYAASKFGLRALADALRGEEAPHGVRVTTVYPGRTATDMQRKVRNQEGGEFVAEAYIRPDSVASTIRAALLLPRDAHLTDLTVRPGS; this is translated from the coding sequence ATGACCGAGCACCGCAAGACCGCCCTGATCACCGGCGCCACCGGAGGCATTGGCAGTGCTCTGGCCGAGTGCCTCGCGTCGGACTATCACCTCATTCTGGCCGGGCGTGACGGGGCCAAGCTGGCCGATCTCGCCGAGCGTTTCCCTGAAGCCCGCGTGCTGGCGCTGCACCTCGACCAGCCGGCTTCGCTGGCCGACGCGGTACACGGCATCGACCGTCTCGATGCCTTGATTCACAATGCCGGCGTGGTGGACCTGGCCACCGTCGAAGCAGCCTCACTGGATGAATGGCAACGGACCCTGACCATCAATCTGGTGGCCCCGGCCGAACTGACCCGGCTGCTGCTGCCCGCCTTGCGCGCCGCGCGTGGCCACGTGCTGTTCGTGAACTCGGGGGCAGGCCTCACCGCCAATCCGGGCTGGGGCAGCTACGCAGCGAGCAAGTTTGGCTTGCGCGCGCTGGCCGACGCCCTGCGTGGTGAGGAAGCACCTCACGGGGTGCGGGTAACCACCGTGTACCCCGGGCGCACGGCCACCGACATGCAGCGCAAGGTCCGGAACCAGGAGGGCGGCGAGTTTGTGGCAGAGGCCTACATTCGTCCCGACAGCGTAGCCAGTACGATTCGCGCCGCACTGCTGCTGCCACGCGACGCCCACCTGACGGATCTGACCGTGCGCCCGGGAAGCTGA
- a CDS encoding S8 family serine peptidase — protein MNCKLSVVVLSTTLLLASCGQQSNKQVAAQDSAARADTLSNKGGKKKIVEPTPTTPPPSECMALYSSPSANTATTNAVIDPSIDYNGEVGTLILSFNFDDAVSPAVDFVSSKLNIKLGDGLGAFGELPMIALQAPITRELVDTLKTNLQQYGLLSIYQDRPLQYFLDQSIAYIKADAARTAFKTTGKGVGVAVIDSGIDGTHGDFPNLVKNIKIAAPIIAPGLAGALYVDTPNSDLTSGHGTHVASTIAGSGTQSGGKYKGVAPGASLVGVGAGDAISILYALQGFDYVFRPDVRETYNVRIISNSWGTSGSNFAPFNPISIASKRAYDFGMIVNFAAGNSGPRENTLNPYSASPCVISVGAGHAKNTLTATNPRVRKGVPGELANFSSRGIPGDQYHHPDIVLPGVNIVAARAISGPIVDPYLGMDGTSPEPMYSSISGTSMATPHMSGVTALMLEVNPSLNLDGVLAAVTSTADPMFTVTGERRQLEVWEVGAGYANAYAAVEKAASTAGSRTTVQSSALDSWSGTVGTTVDGTPVAGEDNHNVTVPSGASALKIKTDWGNPAYDLDLYVYDPAGKLIASSAQGASVSEEVVIPTPAEGTYRVQLKGWLNPTTQYKGSAELEKIVALQ, from the coding sequence ATGAACTGCAAACTCTCTGTCGTGGTGCTGTCCACTACCCTTCTTCTGGCATCCTGCGGCCAGCAATCGAACAAACAGGTCGCGGCGCAAGACAGCGCTGCCCGCGCGGATACGCTTTCGAACAAGGGTGGCAAGAAAAAAATCGTGGAGCCGACCCCTACCACGCCCCCGCCAAGCGAGTGCATGGCACTGTATTCCTCGCCCAGCGCGAACACCGCCACCACCAACGCGGTGATCGATCCGAGCATCGACTACAACGGTGAGGTGGGCACGCTGATCTTGTCCTTCAACTTCGACGATGCCGTCTCCCCCGCCGTCGACTTCGTGAGCAGCAAACTGAACATCAAGCTCGGCGACGGCCTCGGCGCGTTTGGCGAACTGCCGATGATCGCCCTTCAGGCACCCATCACGCGCGAGCTCGTCGATACCCTCAAGACCAACCTGCAGCAATACGGCCTGCTCTCGATCTACCAGGACCGTCCGCTGCAATACTTCCTGGACCAGAGCATCGCCTACATCAAGGCCGACGCCGCCCGCACCGCCTTCAAGACGACCGGTAAGGGCGTCGGTGTGGCCGTGATCGACTCGGGCATCGACGGCACACACGGCGACTTCCCCAACCTCGTCAAGAACATCAAGATCGCCGCCCCCATTATCGCGCCGGGCCTTGCCGGGGCCCTTTACGTCGATACGCCCAACTCTGACCTGACAAGCGGACACGGCACGCACGTCGCGAGTACAATCGCGGGCAGCGGCACGCAATCGGGCGGCAAGTACAAGGGTGTCGCGCCCGGCGCGAGCCTGGTTGGCGTGGGCGCGGGCGACGCGATCAGCATTCTGTACGCGCTGCAGGGCTTTGACTACGTCTTCCGGCCCGACGTTCGCGAAACCTACAACGTGCGCATCATCAGCAACTCCTGGGGGACCTCGGGCAGCAATTTCGCACCGTTCAACCCGATCAGCATCGCCTCGAAGCGCGCATACGACTTCGGAATGATCGTCAACTTCGCGGCCGGCAACAGCGGCCCCCGCGAAAACACCCTCAATCCCTACAGTGCCAGCCCCTGCGTGATCAGCGTGGGCGCCGGACACGCGAAGAACACCCTCACCGCCACCAACCCGCGCGTCCGCAAGGGTGTTCCGGGGGAACTGGCGAACTTCTCCAGCCGCGGCATTCCCGGCGACCAGTATCACCACCCCGACATCGTGCTGCCCGGCGTGAACATCGTTGCCGCGCGCGCCATTTCGGGTCCGATCGTCGATCCCTACCTGGGCATGGACGGCACCTCGCCCGAGCCGATGTACTCCTCGATCTCGGGCACCAGCATGGCCACACCGCATATGAGCGGTGTGACCGCGCTGATGCTGGAGGTGAACCCCAGCCTGAACCTCGACGGCGTGCTCGCGGCCGTGACCAGCACTGCCGATCCGATGTTCACCGTCACCGGTGAGCGCCGCCAGCTTGAGGTGTGGGAAGTTGGTGCCGGATACGCCAACGCCTACGCGGCAGTCGAGAAGGCCGCCAGCACCGCCGGAAGCCGTACCACCGTGCAGAGCTCCGCGCTCGACAGCTGGAGCGGCACCGTCGGCACCACCGTGGACGGCACCCCCGTGGCAGGCGAGGACAACCACAACGTGACCGTTCCCTCGGGCGCCTCTGCCCTGAAAATCAAGACCGACTGGGGCAACCCCGCCTACGACCTTGACCTGTACGTGTACGATCCGGCCGGCAAGCTGATCGCTTCCAGCGCACAGGGAGCGAGCGTCTCGGAAGAAGTGGTGATTCCCACCCCGGCTGAAGGCACCTACCGCGTGCAACTCAAGGGCTGGCTCAACCCCACGACCCAGTACAAAGGCAGCGCCGAACTCGAGAAGATCGTCGCGCTTCAGTAA
- a CDS encoding transcription antitermination factor NusB: MTDDAVSSFNPARALAVRVLAQVLIGERFAAPTLDEALSKARLSTRDAGLATHIVYGSLRYHLTLERALQPLLRSNTQNKVKALLLAGAFEKLILETPGHAVVNEYVNLAKRDFGRLSGLVNAVLRRVSAPTPSAETELSLPGWLITAFENAYGEGAEAVMRDFLQPSPLWLWLTGQGVRDLESEGAAVEPGFGDVYRVTLAKPLRASSAFVRGEAQPINPASFAAVEALGDVRGERVLDLAGGAGVKAAMLAARGAHVTSVDVDARKHKAARENLSRLRLQAEFLDADLREAPRIEGADFVLLDAPCTGSGTLRAHPEIKLRLTPQAVEEMAALQAQLLQSAASLVRPGGSLLYSVCSVMEHEGPGVLRVFLQRHPEFEASGLSIAVPSVQDKFGVRTLAVGGLDGFYLSKLRRLP; encoded by the coding sequence GTGACGGACGACGCTGTTTCCTCCTTCAACCCAGCTCGCGCACTGGCTGTCCGGGTGCTGGCGCAGGTTCTGATCGGTGAGCGGTTTGCCGCACCCACCCTGGACGAAGCCCTCTCGAAAGCGCGCCTCAGCACGCGCGACGCGGGCCTCGCCACGCATATCGTGTATGGCAGCCTGCGCTATCACCTGACGCTCGAGCGCGCGTTGCAGCCGCTGCTGCGCTCGAATACCCAGAACAAGGTCAAAGCGCTCCTGCTGGCGGGCGCTTTTGAAAAGCTGATTCTCGAGACACCCGGGCACGCGGTCGTCAATGAATACGTCAATCTGGCCAAGCGGGATTTCGGCCGCCTGTCCGGCCTGGTCAACGCGGTGCTCCGCCGGGTGAGCGCACCCACACCCAGCGCCGAAACCGAACTGAGCCTGCCCGGCTGGCTGATCACGGCCTTCGAGAATGCCTACGGTGAAGGGGCCGAAGCGGTCATGCGCGATTTCTTGCAGCCCTCACCGCTGTGGTTGTGGCTGACAGGTCAGGGCGTGCGCGACCTCGAAAGCGAGGGCGCGGCAGTCGAACCGGGCTTTGGCGACGTGTACCGCGTGACCTTGGCGAAGCCCTTGCGTGCCTCGAGCGCCTTTGTGCGCGGCGAGGCGCAACCGATCAACCCCGCGTCCTTTGCAGCCGTCGAGGCGCTCGGCGACGTCCGCGGCGAGCGGGTGCTGGATCTCGCCGGGGGTGCGGGCGTCAAGGCCGCCATGCTGGCCGCCCGGGGTGCGCATGTCACCAGCGTCGACGTCGATGCCCGCAAGCACAAGGCGGCGCGGGAGAACCTGAGCCGACTGCGGTTACAGGCCGAATTTCTCGACGCCGATCTCCGAGAAGCCCCACGGATCGAGGGCGCGGACTTCGTCTTGCTCGACGCTCCCTGCACCGGCAGTGGTACCCTGCGGGCCCATCCGGAAATCAAACTTCGCCTCACCCCGCAGGCTGTCGAGGAGATGGCCGCGTTGCAGGCACAGCTGCTCCAGAGCGCCGCGAGCCTCGTGCGCCCGGGTGGTTCGCTGCTCTACAGTGTCTGCTCGGTGATGGAGCATGAAGGACCAGGCGTGCTGCGTGTCTTCCTTCAGCGGCATCCGGAATTTGAAGCGAGTGGCCTGTCGATTGCCGTTCCCAGCGTCCAGGACAAGTTTGGCGTCCGGACCCTGGCCGTCGGCGGCCTCGACGGATTTTACCTCTCCAAGCTGCGCCGCCTGCCCTGA
- a CDS encoding beta-phosphoglucomutase family hydrolase — MTRRPAGDAFALIFDMDGVIADTVEYHYQSWQRLADEEGIVFSRPDNDRLLGRSRREALGVLLGARTLSETEEQAWMRRKQDYFLEALTRSDFGPDHALPGVRELLSEARLHGVPTGLASSSRNVTIVLEMLALQSAFDVVADASVVANLKPAPDVFVWVAGRLGFPPRQCVVFEDAPAGVQAALSGGFQVVGLGPVSRVGAAHRVLTDLGGSRLADFAPPWPGPSGTETGGNLLS, encoded by the coding sequence ATGACCCGCAGACCCGCAGGCGATGCCTTCGCCCTGATTTTCGATATGGACGGCGTTATTGCCGATACGGTGGAATATCACTACCAATCGTGGCAGCGCCTCGCCGACGAGGAGGGCATTGTGTTCTCCCGCCCCGACAATGACCGGCTGCTGGGGCGCTCGCGCCGTGAAGCGCTCGGGGTCTTGCTGGGCGCACGGACGCTGAGCGAGACGGAAGAGCAGGCATGGATGAGGCGCAAGCAGGACTATTTCCTGGAAGCCCTCACACGTTCGGACTTCGGACCCGACCACGCGCTTCCGGGCGTACGTGAGTTGCTCAGCGAGGCCCGCCTGCACGGGGTGCCCACCGGCCTCGCCTCATCGAGTCGCAACGTCACCATCGTGCTTGAAATGCTTGCGCTACAAAGCGCCTTTGATGTCGTTGCCGACGCTTCGGTCGTGGCGAACCTCAAGCCAGCACCGGACGTTTTTGTTTGGGTCGCGGGGCGTCTCGGTTTCCCCCCACGTCAGTGTGTCGTCTTTGAAGACGCGCCCGCCGGAGTGCAGGCTGCATTGTCCGGAGGCTTTCAGGTGGTGGGCCTGGGGCCGGTTTCGCGGGTTGGCGCTGCGCACCGGGTGTTGACCGACTTGGGCGGCTCGCGCCTCGCGGATTTCGCTCCGCCCTGGCCAGGCCCGTCCGGTACCGAAACGGGCGGCAACCTGCTCTCTTGA
- a CDS encoding alpha/beta hydrolase: MNRPLIMMLSGALLAGASVSCAQAGASPAAELPLGEQARVFPGASDIRVQRAADGRITLSGKLDGVAFAAKLPAVWNKSTLLYAHGYVQPTSSEPDPAQTVESAFLNTPLNQGYAVAASAYRKTGYAVNSGIERTARLKAFMDTLGSVRAYAVGHSMGGNIVVGLVEKFPNAFVGALSLCGVTGGWYEEQRYLTDFRLIYDVLTRNTPYALPGSGNILEPHPGLTVEAVQKSVGNLFASAARNATGPEAQLVGAVAGFAGAHPDPVSFVTALAGSAYGLTDSLATTGGNAYSNVGKRYQSRDPRFAGLEARVNSGVERLQADARAADYLRANYSPMGRFTAKVLSVHNTIDPLVPYEHAAIFRRTVSAAENLDNLVQQTVDPLPWQQASVTNSGHCHFSKREHDIAWETLRLWTEHGVKPQDGKNITAK, from the coding sequence GTGAATCGACCCCTGATCATGATGCTTTCCGGCGCCCTGCTTGCGGGCGCTTCCGTCTCCTGCGCGCAGGCGGGTGCGAGCCCCGCTGCCGAACTGCCGCTCGGTGAGCAGGCCCGGGTATTTCCTGGTGCCAGCGACATCCGAGTTCAGCGTGCCGCCGACGGCCGCATCACCCTGTCGGGCAAGCTCGATGGTGTGGCGTTCGCGGCCAAATTGCCCGCTGTCTGGAACAAGAGCACCCTGCTGTATGCGCACGGTTATGTGCAGCCCACGTCTAGCGAGCCGGACCCGGCGCAAACCGTGGAGAGCGCTTTCCTGAACACACCGCTCAACCAGGGATACGCCGTTGCGGCCTCCGCTTACCGCAAGACCGGGTACGCCGTGAACAGTGGGATCGAGCGTACCGCGCGTCTGAAAGCGTTTATGGATACCCTGGGCTCGGTGCGGGCCTACGCGGTCGGTCACTCGATGGGCGGCAACATCGTGGTGGGCCTCGTCGAGAAGTTTCCGAACGCGTTCGTGGGTGCGCTGTCGCTGTGCGGCGTCACGGGCGGCTGGTATGAGGAACAGCGGTACCTGACAGACTTTCGGCTGATCTATGACGTCCTTACGCGCAACACGCCCTACGCCTTGCCAGGCAGCGGGAACATCCTCGAACCCCATCCGGGCCTGACGGTCGAGGCCGTGCAGAAATCCGTCGGGAATCTGTTCGCCTCAGCAGCCAGAAACGCCACTGGTCCGGAGGCGCAACTCGTGGGCGCGGTGGCGGGTTTTGCGGGCGCCCATCCCGATCCGGTCTCGTTTGTCACTGCGCTGGCAGGAAGCGCTTACGGTCTAACCGACTCGCTGGCCACCACCGGTGGAAACGCCTACAGCAATGTCGGCAAGCGGTACCAGAGCCGAGACCCGCGCTTTGCGGGTTTGGAAGCGCGCGTCAACTCCGGAGTTGAGCGCCTGCAGGCTGATGCGCGGGCCGCCGACTATCTCCGCGCCAACTATTCACCGATGGGACGGTTCACGGCCAAGGTGCTCAGCGTGCACAACACCATCGACCCACTGGTGCCCTACGAGCATGCGGCGATCTTTCGGCGCACCGTCTCGGCGGCGGAAAATCTGGACAATCTGGTGCAGCAGACCGTCGACCCTTTGCCCTGGCAGCAGGCCAGCGTGACCAACTCCGGGCACTGCCATTTCTCCAAGCGCGAGCACGATATCGCCTGGGAGACCCTTCGGCTGTGGACGGAGCACGGCGTCAAACCACAGGACGGCAAAAACATCACCGCCAAGTAA
- a CDS encoding M20/M25/M40 family metallo-hydrolase, translating to MFTSDLSETFERARRDLADLVKLQSVSAQGRQLPETADAVTVLLEAEGFTVKRYEGQVAPVLIAEAGQGARTVLLYNHYDVQPETPLELWDSPPFELTERAGRLYGRGASDDKGELISRLGALRALKASCDGELPFRVRWLIEGEEEIGSPSLARIVREHADELRADFCWWEFGTIDPAGRPVLYAGLKGILCLELRARVAQSDLHSQFGAVVDNPLYQLARALSSMRDEQGRVTIEGFHDDVRPASEADLGAVSRIPDESSALQETYGITGFLGNASGAEFYRRLALEPVLNINGVHGGYGDAGSKTVLPATAFAKLDFRLVPDQSPSRVAQLVREHLARIGLADVEVVELESHEEPARSDLTHPLVQLAVATARDVYGAEPVLHPSSGGSGPMHPFIEYLGMPVVAMGIGNLGGRVHAPNENIRLEDFQNGIRFGAEFFRRLAQY from the coding sequence ATGTTCACATCCGATCTTTCTGAAACTTTCGAGCGGGCCCGCCGTGACCTGGCGGATCTGGTCAAACTGCAAAGTGTGAGTGCGCAGGGCCGTCAGCTGCCCGAGACGGCGGACGCGGTAACGGTGCTGCTGGAGGCTGAGGGTTTTACCGTCAAGCGCTATGAGGGCCAGGTGGCCCCGGTGCTGATTGCCGAGGCAGGCCAGGGCGCGCGTACCGTGCTGCTCTACAACCACTACGACGTGCAGCCGGAGACGCCGCTGGAACTGTGGGACAGCCCGCCCTTCGAACTGACCGAGCGGGCGGGCCGACTTTACGGACGCGGTGCGAGCGATGACAAAGGTGAACTGATTTCACGGCTCGGCGCCCTGCGGGCACTGAAGGCGTCCTGCGATGGTGAGCTGCCCTTTCGGGTGCGCTGGTTGATCGAGGGTGAAGAGGAGATCGGCAGCCCCAGCTTGGCCAGGATCGTGCGTGAGCACGCCGATGAGCTGCGCGCTGACTTCTGCTGGTGGGAATTCGGCACCATCGATCCGGCCGGTCGCCCGGTCCTGTACGCGGGGCTCAAGGGCATCTTGTGCCTGGAGCTGCGCGCCCGGGTGGCGCAGTCCGACTTGCATTCGCAATTCGGCGCGGTCGTGGACAATCCGCTTTACCAGCTGGCGCGGGCGCTCTCGTCGATGCGCGACGAGCAAGGCCGGGTGACGATCGAGGGCTTTCATGACGACGTGCGTCCTGCGTCGGAGGCCGACCTGGGTGCGGTGTCGCGCATTCCGGATGAGTCGTCCGCCCTGCAGGAAACTTACGGCATCACCGGGTTTCTGGGGAATGCGAGTGGCGCGGAATTCTACCGGCGTCTGGCCCTTGAGCCGGTCCTGAACATCAACGGCGTGCATGGCGGTTACGGTGATGCGGGGAGCAAGACCGTATTGCCGGCAACGGCGTTTGCCAAACTGGATTTTCGTCTGGTGCCCGACCAGTCGCCTTCGCGGGTTGCGCAACTGGTGCGCGAGCATCTCGCGCGCATCGGCCTGGCCGATGTCGAGGTGGTTGAACTCGAATCGCACGAAGAACCCGCCCGCTCGGACCTGACCCATCCACTGGTACAACTGGCCGTCGCAACAGCACGCGACGTGTACGGAGCCGAACCGGTACTGCACCCGTCGAGCGGGGGCAGTGGTCCGATGCATCCCTTTATCGAATACCTGGGAATGCCGGTGGTGGCCATGGGCATCGGGAACCTGGGTGGTCGGGTCCACGCACCCAATGAAAATATCCGCCTGGAAGACTTTCAGAACGGCATTCGCTTCGGCGCCGAGTTCTTCCGGCGCTTGGCGCAGTACTGA
- a CDS encoding prephenate dehydrogenase, with the protein MSAPQESSARPFPTVLIAGVGLIGGSVALRVKNLLLADRVIGLDQNAQVLNNAIALGVIDEAQLDPGPWLEQVDLVVLAAPVSALPELGRRIARFTRKDALFTDVGSVKGPVSEQLQDLPNFVPGHPMAGSERAGVEHASGLLLQNAVWVLTPTENTPLPALGRIRGFVESLGAAPVVMPPHAHDQLVATISHLPYLTSLALTHMVARDERLALLAAGGFRDLTRVASGDPRMSRDMIVENRAALRDALSRFRRELDHLEAQLGAPEELLEAARESKRTRDSLPIVRRSLLPPRHDLLVAVEDKAGELGRITQIVGFAGINIKDIEVLAIREQGGSVRLGFEMPEEVEKARELLEREGYTTRSRV; encoded by the coding sequence ATGTCCGCCCCGCAAGAATCGTCCGCTCGTCCGTTTCCCACGGTGTTGATCGCCGGCGTGGGCCTGATCGGCGGCAGCGTCGCCCTGCGCGTCAAGAACCTGTTGCTGGCCGACCGCGTGATCGGCCTTGACCAGAACGCGCAGGTGCTCAACAACGCCATCGCCCTGGGCGTGATCGACGAGGCACAGCTCGATCCCGGCCCGTGGCTCGAACAGGTCGACCTGGTCGTGCTCGCGGCGCCGGTCAGCGCGCTGCCCGAACTGGGACGCCGCATCGCCCGCTTTACCCGCAAGGACGCGCTGTTCACCGACGTGGGCAGCGTCAAGGGCCCGGTCAGCGAGCAATTGCAGGACCTGCCGAATTTCGTGCCCGGTCATCCGATGGCGGGCAGCGAACGGGCGGGTGTCGAGCACGCCAGCGGGCTGCTGCTGCAGAACGCCGTGTGGGTCCTCACTCCCACCGAGAACACGCCGCTGCCCGCGCTGGGCAGGATTCGCGGCTTTGTAGAAAGTCTCGGTGCCGCGCCGGTAGTGATGCCGCCACACGCGCACGACCAGCTGGTGGCGACCATCTCGCACCTTCCCTACCTCACCAGCCTGGCACTCACCCACATGGTCGCGCGTGACGAACGGCTGGCCCTGCTGGCTGCGGGCGGCTTCCGAGACCTGACCCGGGTAGCAAGCGGCGATCCGCGTATGAGCCGTGACATGATCGTCGAGAACCGTGCAGCGCTCCGCGACGCACTGTCACGCTTTCGCCGGGAACTCGACCACCTGGAAGCCCAGCTCGGCGCTCCCGAGGAGCTGCTCGAAGCGGCCCGGGAAAGCAAACGCACCCGCGACAGCCTGCCGATCGTGCGTCGCAGTTTGCTGCCCCCCCGACACGACCTGCTGGTCGCGGTCGAGGACAAGGCGGGGGAGCTCGGGCGCATCACGCAGATCGTGGGCTTCGCAGGCATCAACATCAAGGACATCGAGGTGCTGGCAATCCGCGAGCAGGGCGGCAGCGTCCGTCTGGGATTCGAGATGCCCGAAGAGGTGGAGAAGGCGCGCGAACTGCTGGAACGCGAAGGCTACACGACACGCAGTCGCGTGTAA
- a CDS encoding peptidase MA family metallohydrolase, which translates to MLQFVFGRVCLTVAFATAPLALAQVNERASVEQVVREMEATISRGDGPAYLRLVDLREPVFAAEHRNFVRDWQSKPPKSLTITASNIAVEDAVAYADLRWAWRREETARSATFAAEFRKVNGAWRYAGERWNEVQVGGARVLWQDQQEATARAMASELGALQSQVARELGFPAAPQPVLKLYSSSEALSASVQLSLQPVAGWNEPGEAVKLARPGWPGSRSTLLHELTHHAVFERYGAGQARLPWWLHEGIAQYVASTGWPATQRETYLQRSANWQKRGELPEFSRLAVFESTPDALWGYVYAQGYAFVRFAVELHGMGALTDFMERVARGADLGEASTASFGKSFEAMDEAFRLWLKDGAERT; encoded by the coding sequence ATGCTGCAATTCGTATTCGGCCGGGTGTGCCTCACCGTGGCGTTTGCCACCGCACCGCTGGCGCTGGCTCAGGTCAACGAGCGCGCCAGCGTCGAGCAGGTCGTGCGCGAAATGGAAGCCACCATCTCGCGCGGGGATGGGCCGGCTTACCTGCGGCTGGTGGATCTGCGCGAGCCGGTGTTCGCCGCTGAGCACCGCAACTTCGTGCGGGACTGGCAAAGCAAGCCACCGAAGTCCCTGACCATCACTGCGAGCAACATCGCGGTCGAGGACGCAGTTGCGTACGCCGACCTTCGCTGGGCGTGGCGGCGGGAGGAGACTGCCCGCTCCGCCACGTTCGCCGCGGAGTTTCGAAAGGTTAACGGGGCGTGGCGTTATGCGGGGGAACGCTGGAATGAAGTGCAGGTCGGCGGTGCACGGGTCCTGTGGCAAGACCAGCAGGAAGCCACCGCCCGAGCCATGGCCTCTGAGCTGGGCGCGCTCCAGTCACAGGTTGCGCGTGAACTGGGCTTTCCGGCAGCGCCACAACCGGTGCTCAAGCTGTATTCGTCTTCCGAAGCGCTCTCCGCGAGCGTGCAGCTGTCGCTGCAGCCTGTCGCGGGCTGGAACGAACCGGGCGAGGCCGTCAAGCTGGCGCGGCCCGGTTGGCCCGGGTCGCGCAGCACCCTGCTGCACGAACTCACGCACCATGCCGTCTTCGAGCGCTATGGCGCGGGTCAGGCGCGCCTCCCGTGGTGGCTGCACGAAGGAATCGCCCAGTATGTCGCGTCGACAGGCTGGCCCGCAACGCAGCGTGAGACGTACCTGCAACGTTCGGCCAACTGGCAGAAGCGCGGAGAGCTGCCTGAATTTTCGCGTCTGGCGGTCTTCGAGTCGACACCTGACGCCTTATGGGGTTATGTCTACGCGCAAGGGTACGCCTTTGTGCGCTTCGCCGTAGAACTGCATGGCATGGGCGCCCTGACCGACTTCATGGAGCGTGTTGCGCGTGGAGCAGACCTCGGTGAGGCCAGCACCGCCTCTTTTGGGAAGAGCTTCGAGGCCATGGACGAGGCATTTCGCCTGTGGCTGAAAGACGGTGCGGAGCGTACCTGA
- a CDS encoding stage V sporulation protein S: METLRVSGKSRPNAVAGAIAALLRTQGEVEVQAIGPAAVNQAVKAIAIARGYIVPDQLDLQTQPAFVKLDLEEEERTAVRFTIASYKTQ; the protein is encoded by the coding sequence GTGGAAACGTTGCGCGTGTCCGGCAAGTCCCGCCCTAATGCCGTTGCCGGGGCGATTGCCGCCCTACTTCGCACTCAGGGTGAAGTAGAAGTTCAGGCCATCGGACCGGCGGCGGTCAATCAGGCGGTCAAGGCCATCGCCATCGCGCGGGGCTATATCGTGCCCGACCAACTCGACCTGCAGACTCAGCCGGCCTTTGTCAAACTCGATCTGGAAGAAGAAGAACGCACGGCCGTGCGTTTTACCATCGCTTCTTACAAAACCCAGTAA
- a CDS encoding zinc metallopeptidase — protein sequence MSYYLLMILLFGVSMLVQAYLSNTYGRFSKIRNARNLTGADVARLILDENGLAHVPVERVPGQLTDHYDPLKKVVRLSETNYDVPSLAAAAVAAHEVGHAIQDKIGYPALVLRARMLPALQLGANFGPLLILAGLFLNVAGLFWLGIIAFAAAVLFHLVTLPVEFDASRRALASLYQRSYLSANEVGGARSVLTAAALTYVAAFAIALAQLVYFLGMAGGRRD from the coding sequence ATGAGCTACTACCTGCTGATGATTCTCCTGTTCGGCGTGTCCATGCTCGTACAGGCGTACCTTTCCAACACGTATGGCCGGTTTTCGAAGATTCGCAATGCCCGCAACCTGACCGGGGCAGACGTGGCCCGGCTGATTCTCGACGAAAACGGCCTGGCGCACGTGCCGGTCGAGCGGGTGCCCGGTCAGTTGACCGACCACTACGATCCGCTTAAAAAAGTCGTACGTCTTTCCGAGACGAATTACGACGTGCCCAGCCTGGCCGCCGCTGCGGTCGCCGCTCACGAAGTTGGCCACGCCATTCAGGACAAGATCGGATATCCGGCACTGGTGCTGCGCGCGCGCATGCTTCCTGCACTGCAGCTGGGTGCCAACTTCGGCCCGCTGCTCATTCTGGCCGGCCTGTTCCTGAACGTGGCCGGGCTCTTCTGGCTGGGAATCATTGCCTTCGCAGCCGCAGTGCTGTTTCATCTGGTGACCCTTCCGGTCGAGTTCGATGCCAGCCGTCGAGCGCTCGCAAGTCTCTATCAGCGCAGCTACCTCTCGGCAAACGAGGTAGGCGGAGCGCGCAGCGTGCTGACCGCCGCTGCACTGACCTACGTCGCCGCCTTTGCTATCGCACTGGCGCAGCTGGTGTACTTCCTCGGCATGGCCGGCGGACGGCGCGACTGA